Proteins from a genomic interval of Salmo salar chromosome ssa14, Ssal_v3.1, whole genome shotgun sequence:
- the LOC106569635 gene encoding AP-1 complex subunit sigma-3 isoform X1 has protein sequence MPQVPEISMALLPFINNNTHQQCKMRFLLLFSRQGKLRLQKWFTPIPEREKKKITRDMTTMVLARKPRSCNFLHWKDLKIVYKRYASLYFCCGLDAEENELLALEMLHRYVELLDKYFGNVCELDIIFNFEKAYFILDEFLLGGEVQETSKLVVARSVEASDMLQETMEEYMSKPAF, from the exons ATGCCTCAAGTCCCTGAAATATCAATGGCTTTGCTGCCATTCATTAACAACAATACACATCAGCAGTGCAAG ATGCGTTTCCTGCTCCTCTTCAGTCGCCAGGGCAAGCTCCGTCTCCAGAAGTGGTTCACGCCCATCCCCGAGCGAGAGAAGAAGAAGATCACCAGGGACATGACCACCATGGTGTTGGCACGGAAACCACGCTCCTGCAACTTCCTGCACTGGAAAGACCTGAAGATCGTCTACAAGag GTATGCCAGTCTGTATTTCTGCTGTGGTTTGGATGCTGAGGAGAATGAACTTCTAGCCTTGGAGATGCTGCATCGCTATGTGGAGCTGTTGGACAAGTACTTTGGCAAC GTGTGTGAGCTGGACATTATCTTTAACTTTGAAAAGGCCTACTTCATCCTGGATGAGTTTCTATTAGGGGGAGAGGTACAGGAGACGTCCAAACTAGTGGTGGCCCGCTCCGTCGAGGCCTCGGACATGCTACAGGAG ACCATGGAGGAATACATGAGCAAGCCTGCATTCTAA
- the LOC106569635 gene encoding AP-1 complex subunit sigma-3 isoform X2 has translation MRFLLLFSRQGKLRLQKWFTPIPEREKKKITRDMTTMVLARKPRSCNFLHWKDLKIVYKRYASLYFCCGLDAEENELLALEMLHRYVELLDKYFGNVCELDIIFNFEKAYFILDEFLLGGEVQETSKLVVARSVEASDMLQETMEEYMSKPAF, from the exons ATGCGTTTCCTGCTCCTCTTCAGTCGCCAGGGCAAGCTCCGTCTCCAGAAGTGGTTCACGCCCATCCCCGAGCGAGAGAAGAAGAAGATCACCAGGGACATGACCACCATGGTGTTGGCACGGAAACCACGCTCCTGCAACTTCCTGCACTGGAAAGACCTGAAGATCGTCTACAAGag GTATGCCAGTCTGTATTTCTGCTGTGGTTTGGATGCTGAGGAGAATGAACTTCTAGCCTTGGAGATGCTGCATCGCTATGTGGAGCTGTTGGACAAGTACTTTGGCAAC GTGTGTGAGCTGGACATTATCTTTAACTTTGAAAAGGCCTACTTCATCCTGGATGAGTTTCTATTAGGGGGAGAGGTACAGGAGACGTCCAAACTAGTGGTGGCCCGCTCCGTCGAGGCCTCGGACATGCTACAGGAG ACCATGGAGGAATACATGAGCAAGCCTGCATTCTAA
- the scg2b gene encoding secretogranin-2 encodes MLSLPKLSTGKTVVLACLLHACASLPRHHRLRGGESEDRQPAAYPPSSDMIKALEYIESLKQRTDGGREREEPTRDYDEVEKFHILLQLASLQDEGAPERQSPSPTQRQQDIPAEQLVRALLRTLQEQPASPPRPAPVVPGNERRTHRYQSVNTGSPVNAPAYGGFPRPHKKYPLMFEDEENRDSAKRATEDLDEQYTPQSLANLRSIFEELEKLSTSNGQKRGIFDDDDDDDDDDLFSLRNLAYEDVAGGEEWIPLEEQVETEEVVNGSHEEFDRALEQNYDEDEEEEGDGMQVQRRASQDKEDPEDNTKLVDYYLLKILEMSEHETAKRQAGEQKNRVIRHPLVDPQALNELLEISLKLHIPPEDLIDMLITEEIRKLDRHPQASSRYRTKPKIRYYSRRLPVKNAPEDMDEEDFLKIIEMETISNDYPVSRRPLKSVSVPARVSAPPAPARVSAPAPAAPPKIPAQSGRRENLFMSELNKMPFRREADDDDEADEDEITTFLAAKILTEYPSTISKRDTQSQANGQFPYELYEQAMKDYFDQADSEKAGTLTKRDSVANEEVVASTETQVKDEVKPETAAPESEKEEEKERRGKPFAGM; translated from the coding sequence ATGCTGTCACTCCCCAAGCTATCCACGGGGAAAACTGTTGTTCTCGCCTGCCTCCTCCATGCGTGCGCGTCCCTCCCCCGCCATCACAGGCTCAGAGGCGGGGAGTCAGAGGACCGGCAACCCGCTGCATACCCACCCAGCTCAGACATGATCAAAGCCCTGGAGTACATCGAGAGCCTGAAGCAGCGGACAGACGGGGGCAGAGAGCGAGAAGAGCCAACAAGAGACTATGATGAGGTCGAAAAGTTCCACATCCTCCTCCAGCTCGCTTCTCTCCAGGACGAAGGCGCACCCGAAAGGCAGTCTCCCTCGCCAACCCAGAGGCAGCAAGACATCCCGGCTGAGCAGCTGGTGAGAGCCTTGCTCAGGACCCTCCAGGAGCAGCCCGCTAGTCCCCCCAGACCCGCTCCCGTGGTGCCGGGGAACGAACGTCGCACGCACAGGTACCAATCGGTGAACACAGGCAGCCCCGTAAATGCACCTGCCTACGGTGGCTTCCCGAGGCCGCACAAGAAGTACCCGCTAATGTTCGAGGACGAGGAGAATAGGGACAGCGCCAAGCGCGCTACGGAGGACCTGGACGAACAATACACCCCTCAGAGCCTTGCTAACCTGCGCTCCATCTTCGAAGAGCTGGAGAAACTATCCACATCCAATGGCCAGAAGCGCGGAatttttgatgatgatgatgatgatgatgatgatgatttattCAGTCTGAGGAACCTGGCCTACGAGGATGTGGCGGGCGGGGAGGAGTGGATTCCTTTAGAAGAGCAGGTCGAGACGGAGGAGGTGGTAAACGGGAGCCACGAGGAGTTCGACAGGGctctggagcagaactatgacgaggatgaagaggaggaaggcGATGGAATGCAGGTGCAGCGCAGAGCCAGCCAGGACAAAGAGGACCCAGAGGACAATACTAAACTAGTGGATTATTACCTGTTGAAGATACTGGAGATGAGTGAACATGAGACAGCAAAGAGGCAAGCTGGAGAGCAAAAAAATAGAGTGATTCGCCACCCCCTGGTCGACCCCCAGGCCCTGAACGAGCTGTTAGAGATCTCCCTCAAGCTCCACATCCCCCCGGAGGACCTCATCGATATGCTAATCACCGAGGAGATCAGAAAACTAGACCGTCACCCGCAAGCCTCTTCCCGCTACAGAACCAAACCGAAGATCAGATACTATAGTCGGAGACTACCAGTCAAAAACGCTCCTGAGGACATGGACGAGGAAGACTTCTTGAAAATCATTGAAATGGAAACCATCAGCAACGACTATCCTGTGAGTCGGAGGCCGCTCAAAAGTGTCTCTGTCCCGGCCAGGGTTTCAGCACCACCCGCCCCGGCGAGAGTTTCAGCACCAGCACCAGCGGCTCCTCCAAAAATCCCAGCTCAGTCCGGCCGAAGGGAAAACTTATTTATGTCGGAGCTCAACAAGATGCCTTTTAGGAGAGAAGCTGATGACGATGACGAGGCGGACGAAGACGAGATAACAACATTTCTGGCGGCCAAAATATTAACGGAGTACCCTAGCACCATCAGCAAACGCGACACCCAATCTCAGGCGAACGGACAGTTTCCTTATGAGCTATACGAACAAGCCATGAAAGATTACTTTGACCAAGCGGACAGTGAGAAAGCAGGCACGCTGACAAAGAGAGATTCAGTTGCTAACGAGGAGGTAGTGGCGTCCACGGAGACGCAGGTGAAAGATGAGGTAAAGCCAGAGACCGCGGCTCCAGAGTctgagaaagaggaggaaaaggagcgtCGCGGAAAACCATTTGCTGGAATGTAA